In a genomic window of Halostella litorea:
- a CDS encoding helix-turn-helix domain-containing protein: MATQKTRDEVIAALEEGRVTPRHLLDVTSIDAKQTAQYHLRELRADGRVERVSRGLYELTDDSTESNGGGEVLEALVAALEDDADLDADEFEFGDAAGGSS, from the coding sequence GTGGCCACTCAGAAGACCAGAGACGAAGTCATCGCCGCACTCGAAGAAGGGCGTGTCACCCCGCGCCACCTGCTGGACGTGACCAGTATCGACGCCAAACAGACTGCCCAGTACCACCTGCGGGAACTCCGGGCCGACGGTCGGGTAGAGCGCGTTTCTCGCGGGCTGTACGAACTGACCGACGACAGCACCGAGTCCAACGGTGGTGGCGAAGTGCTGGAGGCACTCGTCGCGGCGCTGGAGGACGACGCGGATCTAGACGCGGACGAGTTCGAATTCGGCGACGCCGCCGGTGGTTCCTCGTGA
- a CDS encoding carboxypeptidase-like regulatory domain-containing protein: MQYNQLTAVIAVIMLVMSPLAATGLLAGTASAATGTGTIDGQVTDQSGNAISGATVEIVVDNQTYNGNPTAPSNVEVVKTTTTDSNGNYSVSVDSGTSYRVRVKADGYAQKATFASHSVADGATKTVDMSLYADSATVTVSGNVTGADETVDGVEGIPVAVFVDGRDGETIYRYGATATTSADGSYSISGVPDGADIRVEYNKNVGDYSTTDEVPKYTTTNGTTTVDLTIATNYDGDWWYGANDVYPNHPVQSYDGIGVEVDRTPEQVYFSYDVDEAQNVTVAIQETYGDGSDGEFRKKTVEVTPNDGVVTMDINHSAGDVSEMYAQSHGADTVDIGILYDTVTDAEDADDDGQPDIIDPYQSHAPDVETVDRDAEKAPETAYAQLADATETTVTIEAYNNSSSEWEQVEQTIVTPDDTPHIVKISLDGANGEQYTQYRVSTHGQDATDAGVVYESGSLGGGGGFVPGDGGGSIPLAVIVIALAGFAVFGAAAAVIED, from the coding sequence GTGCAGTACAATCAACTGACAGCAGTAATCGCAGTCATTATGCTGGTTATGTCGCCGCTCGCCGCCACCGGTCTCCTCGCCGGCACGGCGAGCGCCGCCACCGGCACGGGGACGATTGATGGTCAGGTGACTGACCAGTCCGGAAACGCGATCTCCGGTGCCACGGTCGAGATTGTCGTCGATAATCAGACATACAACGGCAACCCAACCGCCCCGAGCAACGTCGAAGTGGTCAAGACGACCACGACTGACAGCAACGGTAACTACAGCGTCAGCGTGGACTCGGGCACGTCGTATCGTGTCCGCGTCAAGGCGGACGGATACGCGCAGAAGGCCACGTTCGCCTCGCACTCGGTCGCTGACGGTGCAACGAAGACTGTCGATATGTCGCTATACGCCGACTCGGCGACGGTGACGGTCAGCGGTAACGTCACTGGCGCGGACGAGACTGTCGATGGCGTGGAGGGTATCCCGGTCGCAGTCTTCGTCGATGGTCGCGACGGCGAGACGATCTACCGGTATGGTGCGACCGCGACCACCAGCGCGGACGGTTCCTACTCCATCAGCGGGGTGCCTGACGGCGCCGACATCAGGGTCGAGTACAACAAGAACGTCGGGGATTACTCGACCACCGACGAGGTTCCCAAGTACACCACCACCAACGGGACTACGACCGTCGACCTGACGATCGCGACGAATTACGACGGCGACTGGTGGTACGGTGCGAACGACGTGTACCCCAACCACCCAGTCCAGTCCTACGATGGGATTGGTGTCGAGGTCGACCGCACCCCCGAGCAGGTGTACTTCAGCTACGACGTCGACGAGGCGCAGAACGTGACGGTCGCAATCCAAGAGACGTACGGCGACGGTTCTGACGGCGAATTCCGCAAGAAAACCGTCGAGGTCACCCCCAACGACGGTGTGGTGACGATGGACATCAACCACAGCGCAGGTGACGTCTCGGAGATGTACGCGCAATCGCACGGTGCGGACACGGTGGACATCGGGATCCTGTACGACACGGTGACTGACGCAGAGGACGCTGACGACGACGGTCAGCCAGACATCATCGACCCGTACCAGTCCCACGCACCCGACGTTGAGACGGTCGACCGCGACGCCGAGAAGGCGCCGGAGACCGCGTACGCCCAGCTCGCCGACGCGACCGAGACGACGGTGACGATTGAGGCCTACAACAACAGCAGCTCAGAGTGGGAGCAGGTCGAGCAGACGATCGTTACTCCCGACGACACGCCGCACATCGTCAAAATCAGCCTTGACGGCGCGAATGGCGAGCAGTACACGCAGTACCGCGTCAGCACCCACGGGCAGGACGCGACCGACGCGGGTGTCGTGTATGAGTCTGGTAGCCTCGGTGGTGGTGGTGGCTTCGTGCCCGGTGACGGCGGCGGATCCATCCCGCTTGCCGTCATCGTCATTGCACTCGCCGGCTTCGCGGTGTTCGGCGCAGCCGCAGCGGTCATCGAGGACTGA
- a CDS encoding twin-arginine translocation signal domain-containing protein: MTDPTEHEQTDENDASETTQSKHNPLNERVSRRQFIKIGGAAAGAAAAGGTASAATTTTTNTTTTTTDTADSDKHKAPNSIDGGEVVVDYALQNPAKTAAAAPMILTAPVGGVLYSAEVANAASYAVTNMATWAWGQITPDADDAQDDQLELDVNAHAHTIHDNLVALTKQCYNNFRMLNNNALISGEVAAVKAINAGKAESLVAAQAQDEIYNQIAVFEENFYRIIESAIVRLANLHAQQVTGFADNADYDPTIRYKENQNDSYHHRIIGTRDIEVELVNGDTITTQALACNDGSLNDSTETGVVYIHPLFADNAGGDSDDLTKKVTNYDELVDAETNSSTLQRLCTGWHADDDVDPVGLYVEKYDQNNGRVYPFASSNDGHIDSIMPDGGYANGWWDWIAAHVISRAETLTADMQQHVEDIFDALATGEIENVEEVLSPYAFMQLQAGDWLQTGSTGYPIAAAWMGGYSTDLDRTGTYTHVDVDADNITYDKANILWDSRNPPKLGSLSAETLGGTDWTINVPVGSGSTLHLDSYPEAGKTFSASHSSESVDSIGVQLGTGDSATPVAAKSSTSSITPTRREWEDALSRHGVKHADTVTVSVEVTTGAGSSTTVSATDVTILIETRLMVGNEYTVPSTSTVYIADSNGMHEVPSGDSVRIESVKDADGNALEYITVSDGTLMTLDSSEDIQERWDAILEAERDTEDTTPDGDGSVNPGGGGGVNVPSFDGNIPWELLAGGSGVVVILSIVAQLLGEDDNRR, translated from the coding sequence ATGACAGACCCAACCGAACACGAACAGACCGACGAAAATGACGCCAGCGAGACGACGCAGTCGAAGCACAACCCGCTCAACGAACGAGTCAGCCGCCGGCAGTTCATCAAAATCGGCGGCGCAGCCGCAGGAGCCGCCGCAGCCGGCGGAACCGCCAGCGCGGCCACGACCACCACGACCAACACGACGACCACTACTACCGACACCGCGGACTCGGACAAGCACAAGGCGCCGAATTCCATCGACGGCGGTGAGGTCGTGGTGGACTATGCGCTCCAGAACCCCGCGAAGACGGCGGCAGCCGCACCTATGATCCTGACCGCACCGGTCGGCGGAGTCCTGTACTCCGCCGAAGTCGCCAACGCGGCCAGTTACGCCGTCACCAATATGGCGACGTGGGCGTGGGGGCAGATCACCCCGGACGCCGACGACGCGCAGGATGACCAGCTCGAACTAGACGTCAACGCCCACGCTCACACCATCCACGATAACCTCGTCGCGCTCACGAAGCAGTGCTACAACAACTTCCGAATGCTGAACAACAACGCCTTGATTTCGGGGGAGGTGGCGGCTGTGAAGGCTATCAACGCCGGCAAGGCTGAGTCTCTCGTGGCGGCTCAGGCGCAGGACGAAATCTACAATCAGATTGCAGTCTTCGAGGAGAACTTCTACCGGATCATCGAGAGCGCGATCGTCCGGCTGGCGAACCTCCACGCCCAGCAGGTCACTGGATTCGCCGATAACGCCGACTACGATCCGACGATCAGGTACAAAGAAAACCAGAATGACAGCTATCACCACCGGATCATCGGGACTCGGGACATCGAGGTAGAACTCGTCAACGGTGACACGATCACGACGCAGGCACTCGCCTGTAACGACGGGTCGCTGAACGATTCCACCGAAACTGGTGTAGTGTACATCCACCCCCTTTTTGCAGACAACGCAGGCGGGGACAGCGACGACCTCACGAAGAAGGTCACGAACTACGACGAACTCGTCGACGCGGAGACGAACAGCTCGACACTCCAACGCCTCTGCACCGGCTGGCACGCGGACGATGACGTTGATCCGGTTGGTCTTTACGTTGAGAAGTACGACCAGAACAACGGTCGCGTCTACCCGTTCGCCAGCTCAAACGACGGCCACATCGACTCGATTATGCCCGATGGAGGCTATGCGAACGGTTGGTGGGACTGGATTGCGGCCCACGTCATCAGCCGCGCCGAGACGCTGACGGCGGATATGCAGCAACACGTGGAGGACATCTTCGACGCTCTCGCTACCGGCGAAATCGAGAACGTCGAAGAGGTACTCTCTCCCTACGCGTTTATGCAGTTGCAGGCGGGCGATTGGCTCCAGACCGGGAGTACTGGCTACCCGATCGCGGCGGCGTGGATGGGTGGGTACAGCACCGATCTCGATCGGACGGGAACGTACACCCACGTAGACGTCGACGCTGACAACATCACGTACGACAAGGCGAACATCCTCTGGGACTCGCGGAACCCGCCGAAGCTCGGCAGTCTCTCAGCCGAGACGCTGGGTGGTACAGACTGGACGATTAACGTCCCGGTCGGTAGCGGTTCGACCCTCCACCTCGACTCCTACCCCGAGGCGGGCAAGACGTTCTCCGCCTCTCACAGCAGCGAATCGGTCGACTCCATCGGAGTCCAGCTCGGAACGGGGGATTCGGCGACACCGGTTGCTGCAAAGTCGTCCACGTCGTCCATCACCCCCACCCGCCGCGAGTGGGAAGACGCCCTGTCTCGCCACGGCGTCAAGCACGCCGACACCGTGACAGTCTCCGTGGAGGTCACTACCGGGGCCGGATCTAGTACGACGGTCAGTGCGACGGACGTGACCATTCTGATCGAGACGCGGCTGATGGTCGGCAACGAGTACACTGTCCCGTCCACGTCCACGGTCTATATCGCGGACTCGAACGGTATGCACGAGGTGCCGAGCGGTGACAGCGTCCGAATCGAGTCCGTGAAGGACGCCGACGGCAACGCGCTAGAGTACATCACCGTCTCGGATGGGACGCTTATGACTCTCGACAGCAGCGAGGACATCCAAGAGCGATGGGACGCCATCCTCGAAGCCGAGCGAGATACTGAGGACACCACACCCGATGGAGACGGCAGCGTCAATCCCGGCGGCGGAGGTGGGGTCAACGTCCCCAGCTTCGATGGAAACATTCCGTGGGAGCTGCTCGCGGGCGGATCCGGGGTGGTCGTCATCCTATCCATCGTCGCCCAGCTCCTCGGCGAGGACGACAACCGCAGGTGA
- the tatA gene encoding twin-arginine translocase TatA/TatE family subunit has protein sequence MITPAQLAIPSGIEVVVVLLIAVLLFGANKIPKLANAAGRSLGEFKRGREELEDELANDGGDDGSEDDGAETAD, from the coding sequence GTGATCACACCAGCACAACTCGCAATCCCATCTGGGATAGAAGTCGTCGTCGTACTGCTCATCGCCGTCCTCCTGTTCGGTGCGAACAAGATTCCGAAGCTCGCCAACGCCGCCGGTCGGTCGCTCGGCGAATTCAAGCGCGGTCGCGAGGAACTCGAAGACGAACTGGCGAATGACGGTGGGGACGACGGTAGCGAAGACGACGGCGCGGAGACCGCAGACTAA
- a CDS encoding tyrosine-type recombinase/integrase: protein MARNSPDDGLEPLTPRDAVELYKQDRERELSDATLQSHGYRLQRFVEWCDQEGIDNLNDVTGRDVQRFKIHRKQTVSDVTLKSNLDTLRVFLRFCVSINGCIDGLDETVNSPSLADPGARGTDTVPRQKAEQILQHLDKYQYASLQHVIFRILWETGMRMGAARAIDLQHYHPRDEYIELRHNPDTDTPLKNKRKGERAVAVSTRTCRIIDDHIEHHRHDVQDDHRRDPLLTTEFGRITKNTIRLNVYRVTRPCTFNGGDCPHDRDPDECEAMNNMTASKCPSSTAPHSIRHGAITDYLASDVPADVVSDRMNVGTDIIEERYDHRDSKSKMRQRRERINWL, encoded by the coding sequence ATGGCACGAAACTCTCCCGACGACGGGCTTGAACCCCTCACACCGCGCGACGCAGTTGAACTGTACAAACAAGATCGAGAACGCGAACTCTCAGACGCAACGCTCCAGAGCCACGGATACAGGCTACAACGCTTCGTGGAATGGTGCGACCAAGAAGGTATTGACAACTTGAACGACGTCACCGGCCGCGATGTTCAACGCTTCAAAATCCACCGGAAACAGACGGTGAGTGACGTAACACTCAAATCGAACCTAGACACGCTCCGTGTCTTCTTGCGGTTCTGCGTCAGCATCAACGGATGCATCGACGGCCTCGATGAAACGGTCAACTCCCCATCCCTCGCAGATCCGGGCGCGAGAGGCACCGACACAGTCCCCCGGCAGAAGGCCGAGCAAATCCTGCAGCACCTCGATAAATACCAGTACGCGAGCCTACAACACGTCATCTTCCGGATCCTCTGGGAGACCGGGATGCGGATGGGCGCAGCACGAGCAATCGACCTGCAACACTACCACCCGCGAGACGAATACATCGAACTCCGACACAACCCGGACACCGACACCCCACTGAAGAACAAGCGAAAAGGGGAGCGCGCGGTCGCTGTCAGCACGCGTACCTGCAGGATTATCGATGACCACATCGAGCATCACCGTCACGACGTGCAGGACGACCACCGCAGAGACCCGCTGCTGACGACGGAATTCGGGAGAATCACGAAGAACACGATCCGACTCAACGTGTACCGAGTCACCCGCCCGTGTACGTTTAACGGCGGTGACTGCCCGCACGATCGGGACCCAGACGAGTGCGAGGCGATGAACAATATGACCGCGAGTAAGTGCCCGTCCAGCACTGCTCCGCACTCGATCCGTCACGGGGCGATCACTGATTATCTCGCGTCAGATGTCCCTGCAGACGTCGTCAGCGACCGGATGAACGTCGGTACAGACATCATTGAGGAAAGATACGATCACAGGGATTCGAAATCCAAAATGCGACAACGCAGGGAACGGATCAACTGGCTGTGA
- a CDS encoding UvrD-helicase domain-containing protein, whose protein sequence is MPRAPTDYDEVTDYEDARPPESVRKGLPADLKDAKIKGGETHPADATIRLNGPPGTGKTTQMCLRVAVLIEEHNIDPRDITIMTYRRSLAGEIEARLKSWGILDEEDELEMWTTAHAAANRVTGLLSGRHDENTDSGLGPAVTGYEKWYFCSEVLDIKYSSAPWSTSRGELLFKVIEYARDNLLDPADKSDLYEVPKYTDLKEEWPGVDVPQIYERWEAFKQEAGLTEFGELLEAAVNGPLPPTKAVVVDEYHDVTPLMAQVCERWVAAADTAIVAGDPLQVVNEYTGADPRFFSDRLDHIPEVLLTKTWRVPRSHWQAATLMLSKEFDEPPVTRDSRGELHEYKSPWFEKGDSDGWRVPGADTPASPGALVQDHIDGHDDRSMMLLARSRTQVSGISAALEKAGIIHSTHDSDLGGWTQRRVDLLNALVKLRGVPATYASDDGQYGLQTYDTDASQLRLTGDEAATLLEHTNGRVLSVTNDERETFISGLRDGEQTVTADDLGEVVKDAFWGRYTSGTASVSELTKSGELDDGEIDALQAAVSERDETVAEDAVKRVRVLTIHASKGSEASDVVVYDGITSTIASEIDRLKRKSENEARTWYVALTRASERLHIMRGGFRWMTPYLDGEIVRKSEQAAERAAANAESAEDDGDELPVIDTPAVEEEPAPDAMENTGPDPAPTTGTSSVLGERERVDNAVRQACTDGGVDTDAATGRVAKRTRADLDMIQDRIEAYQERMEYTRELTREVCSEIYNGGISTMTEVIDACESRGFRRENVEAVLDALINAGTVAEKDGGFVGLTWGDC, encoded by the coding sequence ATGCCACGAGCACCTACTGACTACGACGAAGTCACCGACTACGAAGACGCCCGCCCGCCTGAATCCGTCCGCAAGGGCCTCCCGGCGGACCTGAAGGACGCGAAAATCAAAGGCGGGGAGACGCACCCTGCAGACGCGACAATCCGCCTGAACGGGCCGCCCGGCACGGGTAAGACGACGCAGATGTGCCTCCGCGTTGCTGTGCTTATAGAGGAACACAACATCGACCCCCGTGATATCACGATCATGACGTACCGTCGTTCACTTGCCGGTGAAATCGAAGCGCGTCTCAAGTCATGGGGAATCCTCGATGAAGAAGATGAGTTAGAAATGTGGACGACCGCACACGCCGCGGCGAACCGCGTTACAGGGCTTCTCAGCGGTCGTCACGATGAGAACACGGATTCCGGGCTCGGTCCAGCCGTGACGGGATACGAGAAATGGTACTTCTGCAGTGAAGTACTGGACATCAAGTACAGTTCAGCGCCGTGGAGCACGTCGCGCGGTGAGCTGTTGTTCAAAGTCATCGAATACGCTCGTGATAACCTGCTTGACCCGGCGGACAAGAGCGATCTGTACGAAGTGCCGAAGTACACCGACCTCAAGGAAGAATGGCCGGGCGTCGACGTCCCCCAGATCTATGAGCGGTGGGAGGCGTTCAAGCAGGAAGCCGGTCTGACGGAGTTCGGCGAACTGTTAGAAGCAGCCGTGAACGGTCCGCTACCGCCGACGAAGGCGGTTGTCGTGGACGAGTACCACGACGTGACACCGCTCATGGCGCAGGTGTGTGAGCGTTGGGTTGCAGCTGCAGACACCGCAATCGTTGCCGGCGACCCGTTGCAAGTCGTGAACGAGTATACGGGCGCGGACCCGCGGTTCTTCAGTGACCGACTCGATCACATTCCGGAGGTCCTGTTGACGAAGACCTGGCGTGTCCCGCGGTCGCACTGGCAGGCTGCGACGTTGATGCTGTCGAAGGAGTTCGACGAACCGCCGGTGACGCGTGACTCTCGCGGTGAACTGCATGAGTACAAGTCCCCATGGTTCGAGAAGGGGGACAGTGACGGTTGGCGCGTCCCGGGCGCGGATACCCCGGCAAGCCCCGGCGCGCTCGTCCAGGACCACATCGACGGGCATGACGACCGGTCGATGATGCTCCTTGCACGCAGTCGCACGCAAGTGTCGGGTATCAGTGCCGCACTGGAGAAAGCCGGCATCATCCATTCGACGCATGACAGCGATCTGGGCGGGTGGACACAGCGCCGCGTGGACCTGCTAAACGCGTTAGTGAAACTCCGCGGTGTCCCGGCAACCTACGCGTCAGATGACGGTCAGTACGGGCTGCAGACGTACGACACGGACGCGTCGCAACTCCGTCTCACCGGCGACGAAGCCGCGACGCTGTTAGAGCACACGAACGGTCGTGTGCTGTCGGTCACGAACGACGAACGGGAGACGTTCATTAGTGGTCTCCGTGACGGTGAACAGACAGTCACTGCTGACGACCTCGGTGAAGTTGTCAAAGACGCGTTCTGGGGGCGTTACACCTCAGGAACGGCGTCTGTTAGTGAGTTAACGAAATCCGGTGAACTCGATGACGGTGAAATCGATGCGTTGCAGGCTGCAGTGTCTGAGCGTGACGAGACGGTTGCAGAGGACGCGGTGAAGCGGGTGCGTGTCCTCACGATTCACGCATCGAAGGGCTCGGAGGCAAGCGACGTTGTCGTGTACGACGGCATCACGAGCACGATTGCGAGTGAAATCGACCGGTTGAAGCGTAAGTCAGAGAATGAAGCTCGGACCTGGTACGTCGCGCTCACACGTGCGAGCGAGCGGTTGCACATCATGCGTGGCGGGTTCCGTTGGATGACGCCGTATCTGGACGGGGAGATCGTCAGGAAGTCGGAGCAGGCCGCTGAACGCGCTGCAGCGAACGCGGAATCCGCCGAAGATGACGGTGACGAGTTGCCTGTCATCGATACTCCCGCCGTCGAAGAGGAACCCGCCCCGGATGCTATGGAGAACACCGGTCCCGACCCCGCCCCGACCACAGGAACGTCAAGTGTTCTGGGGGAACGTGAACGGGTGGATAACGCTGTCAGGCAGGCATGTACTGACGGTGGGGTTGACACCGACGCAGCGACGGGTCGTGTCGCTAAGCGGACCCGCGCAGACCTGGACATGATTCAGGACAGGATCGAAGCGTACCAGGAACGCATGGAGTACACGCGAGAGTTAACGCGTGAAGTGTGTAGCGAAATCTACAATGGTGGGATATCGACGATGACTGAGGTCATCGATGCGTGCGAGTCCCGCGGATTCCGACGTGAGAACGTTGAGGCGGTACTGGATGCGCTCATTAACGCAGGCACGGTCGCAGAGAAAGACGGTGGATTCGTCGGCCTCACATGGGGTGATTGTTGA
- a CDS encoding SIR2 family NAD-dependent protein deacylase, whose product MPDLEEYREEIIQDIGKTLESEDFQPALLVGSGLSIRYFSGPGWDELLESMADDLPTLGHDYGYYRQTRSPQEMGQFLAEQYAVWAWNRGTPTFPDDSLDPQHPEDIYIKNRISEYFDDLTPASSDDLTDDVVNGDLTADEAREEIELLKEIQPHAIITTNYDPFLERIFNEDYDEDEPDYDVVVGEQVLRRQHQTIGEILKIHGSITEPESLILTSEDYEDFNSRRRYLSSKMLTYFVEHPLLIVGYGAGDSNIQRVFSWVNQMLSDNEDIANDIYFLEFDDDIEDRDNLPRQKQIQIGEGDNITVNRIVAKDFSWVFEAFTQHSGLNIPIGALRRILASTFEVVSKKAPNREVVDVRKVEDLAEDESELATVLGIAPDSESAIQFDHDLRPSDVAVRLGFESTNTYAVNELIRDIEEETGINIREFNNRYHIAFIGQGKVDPRRYSEEVVPLLKKVRDDEEYALNIPESQIPEDMLDD is encoded by the coding sequence ATGCCAGATCTTGAAGAATATCGTGAAGAGATCATACAGGACATTGGGAAGACACTAGAAAGTGAAGACTTCCAACCCGCACTACTCGTTGGTTCTGGTCTCTCTATTCGCTACTTCAGTGGTCCGGGATGGGATGAACTACTAGAATCAATGGCCGATGATCTTCCTACACTCGGCCACGATTACGGATACTACCGCCAAACTCGAAGTCCACAAGAGATGGGTCAGTTTCTCGCTGAACAATATGCTGTGTGGGCTTGGAACAGAGGGACCCCCACTTTTCCAGATGATTCTCTTGACCCCCAGCATCCAGAAGACATCTACATCAAAAATCGAATTTCGGAATATTTTGATGATCTGACGCCAGCCTCGTCAGACGATTTGACTGATGACGTCGTCAATGGTGACCTCACCGCCGATGAGGCACGAGAAGAGATCGAACTTCTAAAAGAGATTCAACCGCACGCGATCATCACCACGAATTATGACCCGTTCTTAGAGCGTATTTTCAATGAAGACTATGACGAAGATGAGCCAGATTACGACGTAGTTGTCGGCGAGCAGGTTCTACGGCGTCAGCACCAGACTATCGGTGAAATTCTCAAGATTCATGGTAGTATCACCGAACCTGAGAGTCTTATACTGACATCCGAGGACTACGAGGACTTCAATTCTCGGCGACGATATCTTAGTTCGAAAATGCTCACATACTTTGTTGAACACCCGTTACTCATCGTTGGATACGGGGCGGGCGACTCAAACATACAACGAGTGTTCTCATGGGTGAATCAGATGTTATCGGACAACGAGGACATTGCTAACGACATCTACTTCCTCGAATTTGATGACGACATTGAAGACCGGGACAACCTCCCACGTCAAAAACAGATTCAGATCGGGGAGGGAGACAATATTACAGTAAACAGAATTGTCGCCAAAGACTTCTCGTGGGTCTTTGAAGCATTCACGCAGCATAGTGGGCTGAATATCCCCATCGGCGCTCTCCGCAGAATTCTTGCCAGCACATTTGAGGTGGTGAGCAAGAAGGCTCCCAACCGCGAGGTGGTTGACGTTAGAAAAGTCGAAGATCTCGCTGAAGACGAGAGTGAATTAGCAACCGTGCTCGGGATCGCCCCTGACTCGGAGTCGGCAATTCAATTTGACCATGACCTACGCCCAAGTGATGTGGCAGTTCGGCTTGGGTTTGAGAGCACGAACACCTACGCAGTCAACGAACTTATCAGAGACATCGAAGAGGAGACGGGTATAAACATCCGTGAATTCAACAACAGATACCACATCGCGTTCATCGGCCAGGGTAAGGTCGATCCACGCCGGTACTCAGAAGAAGTTGTTCCCCTTCTTAAGAAGGTGCGCGATGATGAGGAGTATGCCCTGAACATCCCGGAGAGCCAGATTCCGGAGGATATGTTAGACGACTAA
- a CDS encoding recombinase family protein yields MQESPQNVAGYVRVSTDDQDDDRQRESILQHYNTSEVAWHVDIESGASMSREQYNHLRETIDQYDVVVTTEIDRLGRSFSELASFVEELREKDIDLHCTEQPISTVDNDDWMGDLLLNLMIVFADAERRMIADRVQQGIDKARRDGKRVGRPPAGYDVDEDGFLYQDPAEYAKVQNFIRELKKGRPKTTTAEYFGIPQSSIQSILKRAEKNYEIEFDNDLWTIERAKVEAGEKLLEPLE; encoded by the coding sequence ATGCAGGAATCACCCCAGAATGTCGCCGGTTATGTCCGTGTCAGCACAGACGACCAGGACGACGACCGGCAGCGCGAATCGATCCTCCAACACTACAACACCAGTGAAGTCGCGTGGCACGTGGACATCGAGTCCGGTGCGAGCATGTCCCGCGAGCAGTACAACCATCTCCGGGAGACCATCGACCAGTACGACGTCGTCGTCACCACAGAAATCGATCGACTCGGACGATCGTTCAGTGAGCTCGCCAGTTTCGTTGAGGAACTCCGCGAGAAGGACATCGACCTGCACTGCACAGAACAACCCATCAGCACAGTCGATAATGACGACTGGATGGGAGACCTTCTACTCAACCTCATGATCGTGTTCGCAGACGCGGAACGACGGATGATTGCTGATCGCGTGCAGCAGGGCATTGACAAAGCGCGTAGGGATGGAAAGCGCGTTGGACGACCGCCTGCAGGGTACGACGTTGATGAAGACGGGTTCCTGTACCAGGATCCAGCTGAGTACGCGAAGGTGCAGAACTTCATCCGCGAGCTCAAGAAAGGCCGTCCGAAGACGACGACAGCAGAGTACTTCGGAATCCCGCAGTCCTCGATCCAGTCGATCCTGAAGCGCGCGGAGAAGAACTACGAGATTGAGTTCGACAACGACTTGTGGACGATTGAACGGGCGAAGGTCGAAGCCGGGGAGAAACTGTTAGAACCGCTCGAATAG